A segment of the Labilithrix sp. genome:
GCGCGATAGCGCAGCTCCGGCGCGCGGCACGGCGAGGGGTCCTCTACCTCGACGGCGGGTGGGGTCCGATGTGCACGGCGCTCCGTGAACGCGCCCTCGCGGCGGGGGTCACGGTCCGCACCGGCGCGACGGCGGCCGCCGTCCTCGGCGATCACGTCCGCCTCGAGGCGGGCGAGGCGATCCCGCACGACGCGTGCATCCTCGCGATCCCGCCGCGCGCCGCCGCCGCGCTCGGGATCGGCGGCGTGCGCGAGACGGAGCCGATCCTCGCGAGCTGCCTCGACGTCGCGGTGTCGAAGCTGCCGGAGCCGCGGCGGCGCTTCGTGGTCGGGCTCGACGTGCCGTTCTTCTTCAACGTGCAGTCGCTCGTCGCGAAGATGGCGCCGCCCGGCGGCGCGCTCCTCGGCATCATCGAGTACCTCGGCCCGGGCGAGCGCGGCGAGCGCGCGACGCTCGAGGCCATCCTCGACTCGCTGCAGTACGGCTGGCGCGATCACGTCGTGCACGCGCAGTTCCTGCCGCGAATGACGGTCGCGGCGGACCATCCGCGCGGCGGGGCGTCGGTGCGGACCGCGCTCGCGAACGTCTTCGGCGCCGGCGACGGATGGGGCGACGAGATGCTCTTCGACGGCGCGCTCGAAAGCGCGCGCGAGGCCGCTATGCTGGCGGCGACGGTGCGGAGCGCGACGAATGCTGGACGAGTCGAAGCTCGCGTCGCTTAGGTCGCACGTCCGCGGCGTGTGCTACCGGATGACCGGCAGCGTCGCCGACGCCGACGACCTCGCGCAGGAGACGCTCCTCCGCCTCGTCGAGAAGCCGCCGCCGCGCGAGGACGACCTGCGTCCGTGGGTCACGCGGGTGGCGGTGAACCTCGCGCGCGACGCCTACCGCCGCCGCCGCCACGCCGCGTACACGGGATCGTGGCTGCCCGAGCCGTGCCCGGACGAGGACGACGCGATCTCGTTCGCGTTCGAGCCCGCGAGCACGCACGCGCGCTACGACCTGATGGAGAGCGCGTCGATCGCGTTCCTCGTCGCGCTCGAGGCGCTGTCGGCGCGGCAGCGCGCGGTGCTCATCCTCCGCGACGTGCTCGACTACTCGGTCGAGGAGACCGCGCAGGCGCTCGGCACCAGCGCCGGCGCGGTGAAGGTGACGCATCACCGCGCGCGGCACGCGATGCGCGACTACGACGCGGCGCACGCGCGCGAGAACGCGCCGAGCGCCGCGCCGCGCGTCCGCGAGGTGATGGGCCGCTTCTTCACCGCCGTCGCGGCCGGCGACACGGCCGCGCTCGAGACGATGCTCGCCGCCGACGTGACGCTCGCGACCGACGCCGCCGGCGAGTTCACTGCCAACCTGAGAGAGCTCAGCGGCGCCGATCGCGTCGTCCGCTTCCTCTTCGGCGTGCTGCGCTTCCACCCCGCGATGAAGAGCTCGACCTTGATGCTGAACGGTCGCCCTGCGATCGTGTGGTCCTCGGCCGAGAGCAAGGGGCGCGTGCCTCCGCGCGGCACGTTCCACTTCGACGTCGGCGACGACGGCCGCATCCGCGCGATCCACGGCGTGGTCGCGACGGCGAAGCTCGCGGCGGTCCCATTGTCGCCATAGGGAGTGTGCTAGGCTCCATTCGTATGACGGAACGCGTGGACGCCGAGCTGAACGAGCTCCTCGAGCTGGGAGATCGCATCGTCGGCATGGCGAAGAAGGGCGGGGCGACGGTCGCCGAGTGCCTCTTGCGCTCGGGGGCGGAGCTCTCCGCGCGCGTGCGTCTCGGCAAGCCGGAGCTGGTGGAGGAGGCGGCGCATCGCTCCGCCGGCCTCCGCGTGATGAAGGGCAAGCAGGTCGCGACGACGTCGACGAGCGACCTCACCGAAGGCGGCATCCAGCGCTTCGTCAGCGACGCGCTCGAGCTCGTGGAGCTCGCGCAGGAGGACCCGTTCGCGGGCCCGGCCGACGAGCCGCCGATGGACCCGAAGGACGCGGTCGAGCTCGACCTCTTCGATCCGAAGGGCGGCGGCGTCGACGCCGCGCAGGCGATCGCGACCGCGAAGATCGGCGAGGCCGCCGCGCAGGCGTACGACAAGCGGATCTCGAACAGCGAGGGCGCCACCTTCAGCCGCACCGCCGGCGGCGCCGCGGTCGTGCTCTCGAGCGGCTTCCGCGCGGCGTACAAGGGCTCGTACCAGTCGCTCAGCGTCGTGCCGGTCGCGGAGGACGAGGGCGGCAAGAAGCGCCGCGGCTACCACTGGACCGCGAAGCGCTTCCTCGACGAGCTCGACGATCCGAAGTCGGTCGGCGAGGAGGCGGCCCGGCGCACGCTGCGCAAGCTCGGCGCGAAGTCGGTCGCGACCTGCGAGGTCCCGGTCGTGTTCGACCCCGACACCGCGCGCTCGATCCTCGGCATGCTCGCGGGCTGCATCATGGGCAGCTCGATCTGGCGGAAGTCGAGCTACCTCCTCGGCCGCGAGGGCACCCAGGTCGCGAGCGACCTCGTCACGATCGTCGACGATC
Coding sequences within it:
- a CDS encoding FAD-dependent oxidoreductase, with product MSKKITVVGGGPAGLAAATYCARAGHRVTVLERAQEVGGRAASRTHAGFSFNQGLRALYRGGPAESVLRELDAMPAGTLAPTNDSFLWSKGELTALPVGFVTLATTGALPARSKLTAARVLLALDRAPLESFPDAPLRSCIESLTDDVAVRRLLHVVFSIATYTKNHELVSARRAIAQLRRAARRGVLYLDGGWGPMCTALRERALAAGVTVRTGATAAAVLGDHVRLEAGEAIPHDACILAIPPRAAAALGIGGVRETEPILASCLDVAVSKLPEPRRRFVVGLDVPFFFNVQSLVAKMAPPGGALLGIIEYLGPGERGERATLEAILDSLQYGWRDHVVHAQFLPRMTVAADHPRGGASVRTALANVFGAGDGWGDEMLFDGALESAREAAMLAATVRSATNAGRVEARVA
- a CDS encoding sigma-70 family RNA polymerase sigma factor; amino-acid sequence: MLDESKLASLRSHVRGVCYRMTGSVADADDLAQETLLRLVEKPPPREDDLRPWVTRVAVNLARDAYRRRRHAAYTGSWLPEPCPDEDDAISFAFEPASTHARYDLMESASIAFLVALEALSARQRAVLILRDVLDYSVEETAQALGTSAGAVKVTHHRARHAMRDYDAAHARENAPSAAPRVREVMGRFFTAVAAGDTAALETMLAADVTLATDAAGEFTANLRELSGADRVVRFLFGVLRFHPAMKSSTLMLNGRPAIVWSSAESKGRVPPRGTFHFDVGDDGRIRAIHGVVATAKLAAVPLSP
- a CDS encoding TldD/PmbA family protein, whose translation is MTERVDAELNELLELGDRIVGMAKKGGATVAECLLRSGAELSARVRLGKPELVEEAAHRSAGLRVMKGKQVATTSTSDLTEGGIQRFVSDALELVELAQEDPFAGPADEPPMDPKDAVELDLFDPKGGGVDAAQAIATAKIGEAAAQAYDKRISNSEGATFSRTAGGAAVVLSSGFRAAYKGSYQSLSVVPVAEDEGGKKRRGYHWTAKRFLDELDDPKSVGEEAARRTLRKLGAKSVATCEVPVVFDPDTARSILGMLAGCIMGSSIWRKSSYLLGREGTQVASDLVTIVDDPLIKRAPGSRPYDGEGLASRKNVVVEKGVLRTYLCDSYSARKLGRKSTGNAARGGSAGVSCSTTNFILQPGTDSNEAIVKGTKSGLYVTEMMGFGFNAVTGDFSRGAAGFWIENGELAYPVSEVTISLNIDELYKRIDALGSDLDLRTATAAPTIRVGKMTVAGAG